A window of the Anthonomus grandis grandis chromosome 9, icAntGran1.3, whole genome shotgun sequence genome harbors these coding sequences:
- the LOC126740266 gene encoding soma ferritin, which yields MKTIAVFVAIIALSSAADECYKDIYATCANTLSKQPGNLISKCDSKYGAIDNLQHDLQRFTNNLLFRSFDFLLLSTHYGNYIKNRPGFEKLFRGLSDDLWQDGIDTIKYITKRGGQMNFNNIPAEIQQSQGPLELYELHALGKALDVEKQLAKEAFEIHKTASGKTHEHHDPEVAHHLEEKFMEKHRDTIRTLAGHTRDLSSMLDGPDASLSLYLFDEYLQK from the exons ATGAAGACCATTGCCGTTTTCGTTGCTATTATAGCGCTCAGTAGCGCCGCTGACGAGTGCTACAAGGATATTTATGCTACTTGTGCTAACACACTCTCAAAGCAAc CTGGCAATCTAATTTCCAAATGTGACTCCAAATATGGAGCAATAGACAATTTGCAACATGACCTCCAAAGGTTCACAAACAACCTCCTCTTCCGCTCGTTCGACTTTCTCCTTTTATCCACCCACTACGGAAACTACATCAAGAATCGTCCAGGATTCGAAAAACTCTTCCGTGGACTCTCCGATGACCTCTGGCAAGATGGTATTGACACCATCAAGTATATCACCAAAAGAGGTGGTCAGATGAACTTTAATAACATCCCTGCTGAGATTCAACAGTCGCAAGGACCATTGGAACTGTATGAATTGCACGCATTGGGTAAAGCTTTGGACGTGGAGAAACAATTAGCCAAGGAGGCATTTGAAATCCATAAAACTGCTTCCGGAAAGACCCATGAACACCACGACCCAGAAGTCGCCCATCATTTGGAAGAGAAGTTCATGGAGAAACACAGGGATACCATTAGGACCCTTGCCGGACATACCAGGGATTTGAGCAGTATGCTTGATGGCCCCGATGCCTCACTATCTTTATACCTCTTCGATGAATATcttcagaaataa
- the LOC126740463 gene encoding uncharacterized protein LOC126740463 has translation MAEDCVCGEPVPPPSQRRFPKMGVSSLGPRPPPSINRSAGLNRTPPNMPITVPGLSRNRAGDKTLTPGSANKTATNTSQITTCKEPDYAKYGTAMEELSKLEFVEMQNIEDDLRDFHIKRRKLVFNITSLNLSKARRCVKKAVTKMGF, from the exons ATGGCCGAGGACTGTGTTTGTGGGGAGCCAGTACCTCCCCCATCTCAAAGGAGGTTCCCCAAGATGGGAGTTAGCAGCTTGGGACCCAGACCTCCACCATCCATAAATAGGAGTGCTGGACTAAATCGAACACCTCCGAATATGCCTATTACGGTGCCTGGACTATCCAG GAACAGAGCTGGAGATAAAACTTTAACTCCTGGATCCGCAAATAAGACCGCGACCAATACGTCACAAATAACAACATGCAA ggaacCTGACTACGCCAAATATGGAACAGCAATGGAAGAGCTAAGTAAACTGGAATTCGTAGAAATGCAGAACATCGAGGACGACTTGAGGGACTTTCACATCAAAAGGAGGAAGTTAGTTTTTAACATAACTTCATTAAACTTATCCAAAGCGAGGAGGTGCGTTAAAAAGGCTGTGACAAAAATGGGGttttaa